The following coding sequences lie in one Chanos chanos chromosome 4, fChaCha1.1, whole genome shotgun sequence genomic window:
- the pgap4 gene encoding post-GPI attachment to proteins factor 4, producing the protein MSRWRAFAGRHLRWSSSITQGLILCVVTFGMILPLCCHHLLYSYYFLKFIYLDHMSEMALQVSHERGQKALEFWENLDTTQALDVPMATVQDRPELLVTVVTTRRKEGWDFHYLLQVMQQLVSLLKRCGERPCAEVMVCDIESGPLHNEDASLLEKQFLVVRKTLEEQRESRGSLNIFEKEKRDYVYCLRKGWELMRPKNVVILEDDALPRADFFAVIQNLLSRRFAMDSLYIKLYHPERLQRYWNPEPYRILEWVGLGFVGATVLLLTISYRTPLAFSLSAPHLLFLTLYVMAVVELIGRHYLLELRRVSPQLYAVSPATECCTPAMLYPGNASLRVAEYLDRVSCAKGSAKDTVLYHIARSTPGERAHSVEPNLITHIGAFSSVRANPARPKLI; encoded by the coding sequence ATGTCTCGATGGAGAGCCTTCGCAGGCCGGCATTTACGATGGTCCAGCTCGATAACCCAAGgactgattttgtgtgttgtaaCATTTGGCATGATACTTCCCCTATGTTGTCACCATTTACTCTATTCATATTATTTTCTGAAGTTTATCTATCTAGACCACATGAGTGAGATGGCACTGCAGGTGAGTCATGAAAGAGGCCAAAAAGCACTAGAGTTCTGGGAGAACTTAGACACCACACAGGCCTTAGATGTTCCTATGGCAACCGTACAGGACAGACCTGAGCTCTTGGTCACTGTGGTTACCACCAGAAGGAAAGAGGGCTGGGATTTTCACTATCTCCTACAAGTGATGCAGCAGTTAGTATCTCTCCTCAAAAGGTGTGGGGAAAGACCCTGTGCGGAGGTAATGGTGTGTGATATTGAAAGTGGACCGTTACATAATGAGGATGCCTCTCTGCTGGAAAAACAGTTTTTAGTTGTGAGAAAGACATTGGAGGAGCAGAGGGAAAGCAGAGGTTCCTTGAACATTTTtgagaaggaaaagagggaCTATGTTTATTGTCTCCGGAAAGGATGGGAATTGATGAGGCCTAAAAATGTCGTGATTCTTGAGGACGATGCACTTCCAAGAGCAGATTTTTTTGCTGTGATCCAGAATTTACTGTCTCGGAGATTCGCCATGGACTCTCTGTATATCAAGCTCTACCACCCAGAACGACTGCAGAGGTACTGGAACCCGGAGCCGTATCGTATCCTGGAGTGGGTGGGCCTGGGTTTTGTGGGAGCTACTGTGCTCCTCCTGACCATCTCGTACCGCACTCCTCTTGCTTTCTCCCTTTCTGCGCCCCATCTGCTTTTTCTAACCCTTTATGTAATGGCTGTGGTGGAGCTGATTGGAAGACACTATCTGCTGGAACTACGACGTGTTTCTCCTCAACTTTACGCAGTGTCCCCTGCCACAGAATGCTGCACTCCTGCCATGCTGTACCCTGGAAATGCCTCCCTTCGAGTAGCAGAGTACCTGGACCGGGTCTCTTGTGCTAAAGGAAGTGCAAAAGACACCGTGCTCTACCACATAGCCAGGTCAACACCAGGCGAGAGAGCTCATAGCGTAGAACCCAATCTGATTACGCATATCGGAGCGTTCTCCTCAGTCAGGGCCAACCCAGCTCGGCCCAAGTTAATCTGA
- the LOC115810806 gene encoding myelin and lymphocyte protein-like: protein MATAGYMQRLPSGLAICCTIPDIFYLPELVFGGLVWILVACTYVEPHNPQAYVMAVSVFCFCVTFIWMVVFLCGSHHSSRGWAAADVFYHGVAALLYLSASVPLAYVTVFLGKTAPNEQRYKFDISAVVFSYVATLLYVVHTIFSAIRWKSF from the exons ATGGCAACGGCTGGTTACATGCAACGCTTACCTAGTGGCCTGGCCATTTGTTGTACAATACCGGATATTTTCTACCTGCCCGAACTT gtctTTGGTGGGCTGGTATGGATCCTGGTGGCGTGCACCTATGTTGAACCACACAATCCTCAGGCCTATGTGATGGCTGTGTCAGTCTTCTGCTTTTGCGTGACCTTTATCTGGATGGTGGTCTTCTTATGTGGTTCACACCACAGCAGCAGAGGCTGGGCAGCAGCG GATGTGTTCTATCATGGAGTAGCAGCCCTGCTTTACCTCAGTGCTTCTGTGCCACTGGCCTACGTGACCGTTTTTTTGGGAAAAACTGCCCCAAACGAGCAACGGTACAAGTTCGATATTTCTGCTGTG gtgttttcataTGTGGCCACTTTACTTTACGTCGTCCATACAATTTTCTCAGCCATCAGATGGAAGTCTTTTTAA